In one window of Leptospira sp. GIMC2001 DNA:
- a CDS encoding DUF2764 family protein: MEYFYLVSSLPSVGSIDQFAESQINDIQNRILNELSIEDAENFKYLIYKNDNKNLLYVLRRKFKIKEDPLFTFHTPALFTYQELEEGILGLFELPNYMFEFLQLSKDEYNGSQTENLLIHLFYKEATSTQNGFLSDYFHFKRDLKNIISSINARKYGYDIDKYLLDGGRINETLRNVSSRDFGLGSGIYAFIEDLDRLLSEGKLTELEKFIDKIIIQFIDSYPWVNTFSADAVYMYFLKLSLSKRWSDLDASKGNEEMLRSLDWVIKSASIPSNYSMKSIT, encoded by the coding sequence ATGGAATATTTCTATCTAGTTTCTTCACTCCCTTCTGTGGGAAGTATAGATCAGTTTGCAGAATCTCAAATCAATGATATCCAGAATAGAATTCTGAATGAATTAAGTATAGAGGATGCGGAGAATTTTAAATATTTAATCTATAAGAACGATAATAAGAATCTTCTTTATGTTTTAAGACGAAAATTCAAAATCAAAGAAGATCCTTTATTCACCTTTCATACACCTGCCCTATTCACCTATCAAGAATTAGAGGAAGGAATTTTGGGTTTATTTGAATTGCCCAATTATATGTTTGAATTTTTACAGTTATCAAAAGATGAATATAACGGAAGTCAAACGGAAAATCTTCTAATCCATCTATTTTACAAGGAAGCCACCTCTACTCAAAATGGTTTTCTAAGTGATTATTTTCATTTCAAACGAGATCTCAAAAATATTATATCCTCCATTAATGCAAGAAAGTACGGCTATGATATTGATAAATATCTTTTGGACGGCGGAAGAATCAATGAAACTCTTCGAAATGTGAGTAGCCGAGATTTTGGTCTTGGTAGTGGAATCTATGCTTTTATAGAAGATTTAGATAGATTGCTTAGTGAAGGAAAATTGACTGAACTCGAGAAATTTATTGATAAGATAATTATTCAATTTATCGATTCTTATCCTTGGGTGAACACTTTTTCGGCTGACGCAGTTTATATGTATTTTTTGAAATTATCATTATCAAAAAGATGGAGCGACCTTGATGCTTCAAAGGGGAATGAAGAGATGTTACGATCCTTAGATTGGGTTATTAAGTCAGCATCGATTCCATCTAATTATTCTATGAAGAGTATAACATGA
- a CDS encoding V-type ATP synthase subunit A: MTKGKIIGIVSNLVYVEANGSVGQNEICYILHNDLKLMAEVIKINGNVASAQVFESTRGIKMGTLVEFTGKMLEIDLGPGLLSKKYDGLLNDLDKLSGVFLKRGDKTDPLDADNLFDFTPISSANDNVVAGDWLGNVKENWIDHKIMVPFSIEGRWKIDSIVSAGQYKVDDTIAVLSNSDGQIINVSMRQKWPIKIPITSYKNKMRPFKIMEMGIRAIDTLNPMPEGGTGFIPGPFGCGKTVLQHAMSKNAMADLIILTACGERANEVVEIFKEFPELDDPRTGRKLMERTTIICNTSNMPVAAREASVYTGMTLAEYYRSMGLRVLLLADSTSRWAQALREMSNRLEELPGQDAFPMDLSSIISSFYARAGYVTLNNDQTGSITFVGTVSPAGGNLKEPVAESTKKAARCFYALSQKRADSKRYPAIDPLDSYSKYIEYLEFQEDIEMSMGNRWIEKVELARNILRKGQEAYDQINILGDDSVPIEYHISFWKSELIDFIILQQDAFDSIDSNTPIQRQKYMLDFILEICDRIYQFNDFEEIAGFFKSIIYLLKQMNYQEYEGTEFRSYRSQVITELDKKSFLSNQHHKIESIQNAVAQ; this comes from the coding sequence ATGACTAAGGGTAAAATTATCGGGATAGTATCCAATTTGGTTTATGTTGAAGCCAACGGATCCGTAGGTCAGAACGAAATTTGTTATATACTTCATAATGATTTAAAACTTATGGCAGAAGTTATAAAAATCAATGGTAATGTTGCATCTGCGCAAGTTTTTGAATCAACTCGCGGAATTAAGATGGGAACCCTAGTTGAGTTTACTGGTAAAATGCTTGAGATTGATCTTGGTCCAGGATTGCTTTCCAAAAAATATGATGGCCTATTGAACGATCTCGATAAGCTGAGTGGTGTCTTCCTTAAACGTGGCGACAAAACTGATCCATTAGATGCGGACAATTTGTTCGATTTTACCCCAATCTCTTCTGCTAACGATAATGTTGTCGCAGGAGACTGGCTAGGGAATGTTAAGGAAAATTGGATAGATCATAAAATCATGGTTCCATTCTCGATTGAAGGCCGTTGGAAAATAGATAGTATTGTAAGTGCAGGTCAATACAAAGTTGATGATACAATTGCTGTTCTTTCAAATTCAGATGGGCAAATAATTAATGTTAGCATGAGACAAAAATGGCCAATTAAAATTCCCATCACTTCCTATAAGAATAAAATGCGTCCATTTAAAATCATGGAAATGGGAATTCGTGCAATTGATACGCTCAATCCGATGCCTGAAGGAGGGACAGGATTTATACCAGGCCCTTTTGGCTGCGGTAAGACCGTTCTTCAACATGCAATGAGCAAGAATGCAATGGCGGATTTAATTATACTTACTGCATGCGGTGAGAGAGCAAATGAAGTTGTCGAGATCTTCAAAGAATTTCCTGAGCTGGACGATCCAAGGACTGGACGCAAACTAATGGAACGTACCACTATTATATGCAATACATCTAATATGCCAGTTGCTGCAAGAGAAGCCAGTGTTTATACAGGAATGACTCTTGCAGAATACTATCGATCAATGGGTCTGCGCGTACTTTTGCTTGCTGACTCTACATCGCGTTGGGCTCAAGCTCTTCGGGAAATGTCTAATCGATTGGAAGAATTACCAGGCCAAGATGCATTTCCAATGGATCTATCTTCAATCATTTCAAGTTTCTATGCTAGAGCTGGATATGTAACACTTAACAATGATCAGACGGGTTCGATAACTTTTGTTGGTACTGTATCACCGGCGGGCGGGAATTTGAAAGAGCCAGTTGCAGAATCAACCAAGAAGGCTGCACGATGCTTCTATGCTCTTTCACAGAAAAGAGCGGATTCCAAAAGATACCCTGCAATTGATCCATTAGATTCCTATTCTAAATATATTGAGTATTTGGAATTCCAGGAAGATATTGAAATGTCCATGGGTAATCGATGGATTGAGAAAGTAGAATTGGCAAGAAATATCCTAAGAAAAGGACAAGAAGCATATGACCAAATTAACATATTAGGAGATGATTCTGTACCAATAGAGTATCATATATCTTTCTGGAAGAGCGAATTGATTGACTTTATCATTCTTCAACAAGATGCATTTGATTCAATAGATAGCAATACTCCAATTCAAAGACAAAAGTATATGTTGGATTTTATCTTGGAAATATGTGACCGAATCTATCAATTCAATGACTTTGAAGAAATTGCAGGATTTTTTAAATCAATTATTTATTTATTGAAACAAATGAATTACCAAGAATATGAAGGAACAGAATTCAGATCATATCGCAGTCAAGTAATAACTGAATTAGACAAGAAATCTTTCTTAAGCAACCAACATCATAAAATTGAATCAATCCAAAATGCGGTCGCTCAATGA
- a CDS encoding V-type ATP synthase subunit B, with product MKTQSYQKIYTKLTKITKATVSLHAENVGNEEMAMVNGRFAQVVRIMNDEVTLQIFEGTEGIATTAEIVFLGKPPTLRIGEDLAGRYLNAYGEPIDGGPKLTGQEVEIGGPTINPVRRKQPSELIATGIAGIDLNNTLVGGQKIPFFADADQPYNQVLSMVALRAEADKIILGGMGLSNDDYLYFKNVFENAGTSHKIVSFINTNDSPPVERLLIPDMCLTAAEYFAIEKNEKVLVLLTDMTLYADALAIVSNKMDQIPSKDSMPGSLYSDLARIYEKAAQLPSGGSITIIAVTTLNDGDITHSIPDNTGYITEGQIFLRRDTDIGKVIVDPFRSLSRLKQIVIGKKTREDHPQVMNALVRLFSDAANSRTKRENGFDLTNYDKRTLEFARDYSEKLLAIDVNTGIEEMLNTGWDLFKKYFEKNEIGIKEDLVKKFWNN from the coding sequence ATGAAAACGCAATCCTACCAAAAAATTTATACAAAGTTAACTAAGATTACAAAAGCAACTGTTTCGCTTCATGCAGAGAATGTTGGTAACGAAGAAATGGCAATGGTGAATGGGAGATTCGCACAAGTTGTTCGTATCATGAATGATGAAGTCACCTTGCAAATATTTGAAGGAACCGAAGGCATTGCAACAACTGCTGAAATAGTTTTTCTGGGTAAGCCTCCAACATTGAGAATTGGTGAAGATCTGGCTGGCAGATATTTGAATGCTTATGGCGAACCAATAGATGGCGGCCCAAAATTGACAGGCCAAGAAGTAGAGATTGGTGGACCAACTATCAATCCGGTTCGAAGAAAGCAGCCTTCCGAATTAATTGCAACGGGAATTGCAGGCATTGATTTAAACAATACTTTAGTTGGCGGGCAAAAGATTCCTTTCTTTGCGGACGCTGATCAACCGTATAACCAAGTTTTGTCGATGGTAGCTCTCCGTGCAGAAGCTGACAAAATTATTCTAGGTGGAATGGGTTTATCAAATGATGATTATCTCTATTTCAAAAATGTATTCGAGAACGCAGGTACGTCGCATAAAATTGTGTCCTTCATCAATACGAATGATTCACCTCCAGTTGAGAGACTTCTTATTCCCGACATGTGTCTTACAGCAGCAGAATATTTTGCAATCGAAAAGAATGAAAAAGTCCTTGTTCTGCTAACAGATATGACTCTCTATGCGGATGCTCTTGCAATTGTCTCAAACAAAATGGATCAGATTCCATCAAAGGACTCCATGCCCGGTTCACTCTATTCGGATCTTGCTAGAATCTATGAGAAGGCAGCTCAGCTCCCGAGTGGTGGTTCTATTACAATTATTGCAGTTACAACGCTGAACGATGGGGACATTACTCATTCAATACCAGATAACACAGGTTATATCACAGAAGGTCAGATTTTTCTTAGAAGAGATACGGATATAGGAAAAGTAATTGTGGATCCTTTCCGATCTCTATCTAGGCTAAAACAAATTGTTATCGGCAAGAAAACAAGAGAAGATCATCCGCAAGTAATGAACGCACTCGTTCGATTATTTTCTGATGCTGCAAATTCTAGAACAAAACGTGAAAATGGATTTGATTTAACCAACTATGACAAGAGAACATTAGAGTTTGCTCGTGATTACTCAGAAAAATTACTTGCAATAGATGTAAACACAGGAATTGAGGAAATGCTCAATACTGGCTGGGATTTATTCAAAAAATATTTCGAAAAGAATGAGATCGGAATCAAAGAAGATTTAGTCAAAAAATTCTGGAATAATTAG
- a CDS encoding V-type ATP synthase subunit D, with translation MSIRYQLNKTSMQKLKKDLAVRVTALPTLKAKETALRSEIGKVKDLLEKSQSTFNEMIKSQETHSKIWMEYPSVLTIQNINIETKNIAGVKVPRLSNIDFHIRDYSLFCNRAWIPSATKILEELSTESIRIDLIKKELEILNIARKKTTQKVNLYEKVQIPGFNEAIQKIKRYLEDEENLTRSAQKIIKAKKEKESFATNFTLTNISNPKNRSKNTSSSGFIA, from the coding sequence ATGTCTATTCGGTATCAATTGAACAAAACAAGTATGCAGAAATTGAAAAAGGATCTTGCTGTTCGAGTTACTGCGCTTCCAACATTAAAAGCTAAAGAAACTGCCCTTCGTTCAGAGATAGGAAAAGTAAAAGATCTTTTGGAGAAATCACAATCCACTTTTAACGAGATGATTAAATCTCAAGAAACCCATTCGAAAATCTGGATGGAGTATCCTTCTGTTCTAACTATTCAGAATATAAATATTGAAACCAAAAATATAGCAGGAGTAAAAGTTCCTAGACTTTCGAATATCGATTTTCATATCCGAGACTATTCTCTTTTCTGTAATCGAGCATGGATTCCATCGGCAACAAAAATTCTTGAAGAGTTATCAACTGAATCTATAAGAATAGACTTAATAAAAAAAGAACTAGAAATCCTCAATATTGCGCGAAAGAAAACAACTCAGAAAGTAAACCTTTACGAAAAAGTACAGATTCCAGGCTTTAATGAAGCTATACAAAAAATCAAAAGATATTTAGAAGATGAAGAGAATCTAACAAGATCAGCTCAGAAAATCATTAAAGCCAAAAAAGAAAAAGAATCTTTTGCAACGAATTTTACTCTTACAAATATTTCTAATCCGAAAAACAGATCGAAGAATACATCCAGCAGTGGGTTCATTGCATGA
- a CDS encoding V-type ATP synthase subunit I has translation MSKIHFVLHTGNKKRNLAKLQNLGLVHIETSELKNTPKLSILERKKKRFLNIITKISELSKSSKKQSSFPNDVTTKHQRILYLEKRISLLDEKILALDEMKMNLKTMEPWGDIDWNRIDQLRAHGIHIRFLVTTQNILTQKNLDEAYFIVHSDSKKVYLIAFDYKKEPEDYGFEEIQLSRNKLSELRTDIDIIIKSIFDDKEYLSSFHFFIEKLQHEIITIENRMDFELAKSSMFNSTNGLLFGVTGWVPTKLRDVFILNLNSEKIAYLFTDTTIDDDIPILLSNNMIARFFEPITKIFSLPKYTEIDPTVFFAPFFTIFFGLSLGDVGYGALLTIASVLFYFRASLEWKKIAALSIILSISTMVCGVFVNSVFGAMLFRMNGSDSYLLDKGAEFAIFAPIINGSSITYPIMSLALMLGFIQLSLGLMLQSVNRILDSNRFIYGMKPISVIMILWGGMIWAVHNDILDLGFNGSFKIGNIAIGSWLTSIPSEFGMFTFWIGLISFFLFHDPRLSWVKRPVFGIWEAYQLVTGFLGDFLSYIRLFALGLASGLLGNAFNQVAFMILPNGDINTPLFVLTIIILILGHCLNLGLGILGSFVHPLRLTFVEFYKSMNFTGGGKEFKPFALQK, from the coding sequence ATGTCCAAAATTCATTTTGTTCTTCATACTGGGAACAAAAAGAGAAATCTAGCAAAATTACAGAATCTTGGATTGGTTCATATCGAAACATCTGAATTGAAAAACACTCCTAAATTATCAATTCTTGAAAGAAAGAAAAAGAGATTTTTGAATATAATTACCAAGATCTCAGAACTCAGTAAATCTTCCAAAAAGCAATCATCATTCCCTAACGATGTCACAACAAAACATCAAAGAATATTGTATTTAGAAAAAAGAATTTCGTTACTCGATGAGAAAATTCTCGCATTAGATGAAATGAAAATGAATTTGAAAACTATGGAACCCTGGGGTGATATCGATTGGAATCGAATTGATCAATTGAGAGCACATGGAATTCATATTCGATTTTTAGTTACGACGCAAAATATACTAACGCAGAAGAATCTTGATGAAGCATATTTTATTGTTCATTCTGATTCTAAAAAAGTTTATCTCATCGCTTTCGATTATAAAAAAGAACCAGAAGATTATGGTTTCGAGGAAATACAACTTTCTAGAAATAAATTGAGTGAATTGAGAACTGATATTGATATAATAATAAAATCCATATTTGATGATAAAGAATATCTTTCCAGTTTTCATTTTTTCATTGAAAAGTTACAGCATGAAATCATAACAATTGAAAATCGAATGGATTTTGAATTAGCTAAATCAAGCATGTTTAATTCAACGAATGGTTTGTTGTTTGGTGTAACTGGATGGGTTCCAACAAAGCTACGAGACGTTTTTATTCTTAATTTAAATTCTGAAAAAATTGCCTATCTTTTCACTGATACGACAATAGACGATGATATCCCTATTCTTCTCTCCAATAATATGATAGCAAGATTCTTCGAGCCTATCACTAAGATCTTTTCTCTTCCAAAATATACTGAGATCGATCCAACCGTTTTTTTCGCACCATTTTTCACAATTTTCTTTGGACTGAGTCTGGGTGATGTTGGATATGGAGCTCTACTAACTATTGCTTCAGTTCTATTTTATTTTCGTGCTTCTTTAGAATGGAAAAAAATTGCAGCTTTATCAATCATACTATCAATATCTACAATGGTCTGTGGAGTTTTTGTGAACAGTGTGTTCGGTGCGATGCTATTTCGAATGAATGGATCCGATTCCTACTTATTGGATAAAGGGGCTGAATTTGCTATTTTTGCTCCGATCATAAATGGCTCAAGTATTACATATCCTATCATGAGCTTAGCTTTGATGCTAGGATTTATCCAACTTTCATTAGGTTTAATGTTGCAGTCTGTCAATCGCATTCTTGATTCTAACAGATTCATTTACGGTATGAAGCCAATTTCTGTCATAATGATTTTATGGGGTGGGATGATCTGGGCTGTACATAATGATATTTTGGATCTTGGATTCAATGGTTCATTCAAAATTGGCAATATAGCGATTGGAAGTTGGTTAACTTCAATCCCATCAGAATTTGGAATGTTCACTTTCTGGATCGGACTGATAAGTTTTTTTCTTTTCCATGATCCAAGACTTTCCTGGGTCAAACGACCTGTATTTGGAATCTGGGAAGCTTATCAATTGGTAACTGGTTTTCTCGGAGATTTTCTTTCTTACATAAGACTATTTGCTTTAGGACTTGCAAGTGGGCTTTTAGGAAATGCCTTTAACCAAGTTGCCTTTATGATCTTGCCTAATGGAGATATAAATACTCCTTTATTTGTTTTAACAATTATTATATTGATACTTGGACATTGCTTAAATTTGGGTTTAGGAATTCTCGGTTCTTTCGTCCATCCACTTCGTCTTACATTTGTTGAGTTTTATAAAAGCATGAATTTTACAGGAGGAGGCAAAGAATTCAAACCCTTTGCACTTCAAAAATAG
- a CDS encoding ATPase: MEHLIAGIGLALMLGLAGAGSAIGLATGGAAVLGMIQKKPEAFGVGLVLSGLPATQGLYGFVGFILFSSEMNADLTALKAGTILAAGIALGIAGFFSAVHQGKVCANGINAIGNGVDAFGRTMILAAFPEFYAILALTGSILLSQ, translated from the coding sequence ATGGAACATTTAATCGCAGGAATTGGATTGGCGCTAATGTTGGGACTTGCAGGTGCAGGATCAGCAATTGGTTTGGCAACAGGTGGAGCAGCAGTACTCGGGATGATACAAAAGAAACCCGAAGCTTTCGGAGTAGGACTTGTCCTATCGGGACTTCCTGCGACTCAAGGGCTATACGGCTTCGTAGGGTTCATTTTGTTCTCAAGTGAAATGAACGCAGATCTTACAGCACTTAAAGCGGGAACGATTTTGGCAGCAGGAATTGCTCTAGGAATTGCTGGATTCTTCTCCGCCGTGCACCAAGGAAAAGTATGTGCCAATGGGATCAATGCGATAGGCAATGGAGTGGATGCTTTTGGTCGGACTATGATACTCGCAGCCTTTCCTGAATTCTATGCGATCTTAGCACTTACTGGGTCGATTTTACTCTCCCAGTAA
- a CDS encoding acyltransferase family protein has translation MIIVNNPGSWSAIYPLLKHPEWNGLSSADLVFPFFLIAVGMSIPFSYARRKEQDSLKSVKNSRKAILLRKFLLYQHIFVRGAILIGSGLLINAFPSFEWNGLRIPGVLQRIGVVYICCYMVFIHVNPRIIFLLFLSILLGYLYLIVFIPPPDWNGFRSILGYNAGWGLFDYEYWKNALSIKEFNFTAYYNLSAYVDRSLLYGHLWKFTKTWDPEGILSTIPSIATSMIGLWIGSIKIRNSDSQSIHEKSISKISLWLGGFAMIAAGLILDEYFPINKSIWSSSFVLITGGIASVFIAVLDSVPSIWRQHFEPILLFGRYALFVFIFSAIFSRLLILNINGIVPKSWLVTKFFTWENSHLSSLVYSVAMLLFIWIVTYFRSKIVIKIPHFNK, from the coding sequence ATGATCATAGTAAATAATCCCGGAAGCTGGAGCGCAATCTATCCATTATTGAAACATCCAGAGTGGAATGGTCTAAGTTCTGCAGATTTAGTTTTTCCTTTTTTTCTGATCGCAGTAGGTATGAGTATTCCTTTTTCGTATGCAAGGCGAAAGGAACAGGATTCTTTGAAGTCTGTAAAAAATTCCAGAAAAGCAATTTTGCTAAGAAAATTTCTCTTGTACCAACATATTTTCGTACGTGGAGCGATTCTTATAGGATCTGGATTGCTTATAAATGCTTTTCCCAGTTTCGAATGGAATGGCTTAAGGATTCCTGGAGTTTTACAAAGAATCGGAGTAGTTTATATTTGTTGTTATATGGTATTTATTCATGTAAATCCTCGAATAATTTTTCTTTTATTTCTATCAATATTGCTTGGTTATTTATATTTAATTGTTTTCATACCCCCACCCGATTGGAATGGATTTCGATCTATCTTGGGTTATAATGCTGGATGGGGTTTGTTTGATTATGAATACTGGAAGAACGCTCTCAGTATTAAAGAATTTAATTTCACTGCTTACTACAATCTTTCCGCATATGTCGATCGATCTCTGTTATATGGACATTTATGGAAATTTACGAAAACTTGGGATCCTGAAGGAATTTTGAGCACGATCCCATCCATCGCAACTTCGATGATTGGGTTGTGGATTGGCTCGATAAAAATTCGCAATAGCGATTCGCAGTCCATTCATGAAAAAAGTATTTCTAAAATTTCGTTGTGGTTAGGTGGATTTGCAATGATTGCAGCTGGTTTAATTCTGGATGAATATTTCCCAATCAATAAATCTATCTGGTCTTCAAGTTTTGTTTTAATCACTGGTGGTATCGCATCTGTCTTTATTGCTGTCTTAGATTCAGTTCCATCTATTTGGAGGCAGCATTTTGAGCCAATTCTACTTTTCGGACGATATGCACTTTTTGTTTTTATTTTCTCCGCAATCTTTTCTAGACTCCTAATTTTGAATATCAATGGAATTGTTCCAAAGTCTTGGTTAGTTACGAAATTTTTTACTTGGGAGAATTCTCATCTTAGCTCTTTAGTATATTCTGTTGCTATGCTTCTATTTATTTGGATCGTCACATATTTTAGATCTAAAATTGTCATTAAGATTCCGCATTTTAATAAATAG
- the purD gene encoding phosphoribosylamine--glycine ligase, with translation MNKALRVLLLGSGGREHAIADSLLQSPLLADLKVYPGNGGFDPEIILPAGTLDWKDKEKFQNACRGKYDFVFVGPEDPLVAGVSDWLQEIGIPCFGPSAYCAQIEGSKDFAKKLMMEANVPTAKHKTFYEHLESVEYVRSHGCPIVIKADGLAAGKGVTVCLKLDEAEQALNEIFLDKKFGASGSKVVIEDFLEGEEASIFAICDGKDFLLLPAAQDHKRAYDNDEGPNTGGMGAYCPAPIATSSVIQIVEKDIVAPILQVLKDKGKPYVGILYVGLMINAKGLPSVVEFNCRFGDPETQAVLQLLEDDLLELTWKAANGQLSSQQSLRISEGSSSIVVLAAEGYPNDYKKDITLNIPIPEYSGTKVFHAGTKRSSNGNITSTGGRILGITTKSKTLKDSIDKTYSFLNTFSIPFTFYRKDIGRRAL, from the coding sequence ATGAACAAGGCTCTAAGAGTTCTTCTTCTTGGAAGTGGAGGAAGAGAACACGCAATCGCAGATTCGCTGTTACAGTCACCATTGTTAGCAGATCTAAAAGTTTATCCAGGGAACGGTGGGTTTGATCCAGAAATCATCTTACCAGCTGGAACTCTTGATTGGAAGGATAAAGAAAAATTCCAGAATGCTTGCCGAGGTAAATATGATTTTGTTTTTGTCGGACCTGAAGATCCACTCGTCGCCGGTGTAAGTGATTGGTTGCAGGAGATTGGAATTCCATGCTTTGGTCCATCCGCTTATTGCGCACAGATTGAAGGCTCCAAAGATTTTGCCAAAAAGCTTATGATGGAAGCAAATGTTCCAACTGCTAAACATAAAACTTTTTATGAACATTTAGAATCAGTAGAATATGTAAGAAGCCACGGTTGCCCAATCGTGATAAAAGCTGACGGACTCGCTGCTGGCAAGGGTGTTACTGTTTGTTTAAAATTGGATGAAGCAGAACAAGCTCTCAATGAAATATTTCTAGACAAGAAATTTGGAGCCAGTGGATCAAAAGTAGTAATTGAAGATTTTCTTGAAGGCGAAGAAGCGAGTATTTTTGCAATCTGTGATGGAAAAGATTTCCTATTACTTCCTGCAGCACAAGATCATAAGCGAGCCTATGATAATGATGAAGGTCCAAACACTGGAGGAATGGGTGCATATTGTCCAGCTCCCATTGCTACATCCAGTGTGATTCAGATTGTAGAAAAAGATATTGTGGCACCGATTTTGCAAGTCTTGAAAGATAAAGGCAAGCCTTATGTTGGAATTCTATATGTTGGATTGATGATCAATGCTAAAGGTTTACCGAGTGTCGTTGAATTCAATTGTAGATTTGGAGATCCAGAAACCCAAGCAGTATTGCAATTATTGGAGGATGATTTGTTAGAGTTAACTTGGAAGGCAGCAAATGGTCAATTGAGCTCACAACAATCTCTGCGTATCAGCGAGGGTTCTTCTAGTATTGTGGTTCTCGCCGCGGAAGGATATCCCAATGATTATAAAAAAGACATAACACTTAATATTCCAATTCCTGAATACTCTGGAACAAAAGTTTTTCATGCCGGTACAAAACGTTCATCCAATGGGAACATAACTTCAACGGGTGGAAGGATACTAGGTATAACAACAAAATCAAAAACTTTAAAGGATTCGATTGACAAAACTTACTCATTTTTAAATACTTTCTCCATCCCATTTACTTTTTATAGAAAAGATATCGGCAGGAGAGCTCTATAA